A DNA window from Melanotaenia boesemani isolate fMelBoe1 chromosome 6, fMelBoe1.pri, whole genome shotgun sequence contains the following coding sequences:
- the rhbg gene encoding ammonium transporter Rh type B produces MTDTATNMRLRLPITCFILEIILIILFGVLVEYDHDTDAKGHVNSTSPSHSDSHADSPADYENEFYYRYPSFQDVHVMIFIGFGFLMTFLQRYGFSSVGFNFLIAAFSLQWATLMQGFFHGMKEGKIHVGVLSMINADFCTGSVLISFGAVLGKTSPIQLLVMAVFEVTLFAVNEFILVTLLGTRDAGGSMTIHTFGAYFGLMVTRILYRPNLDKSKHKNCSVYHSDLFAMIGTLYLWMFWPSFNSAITEHGDPQHRTALNTYYSLAACTLSTYAMSALTAHDGKLDMVHIQNAALAGGVAAGTAGEMMLTPFGSMIVGFLAGIISVLGFKFLSPILEKKLKIQDTCGIHNLHGMPGVLGAIVGAVTSAVATSDVYGHGMEKVFPDVESGERTASYQGGIQAISLAITLGIALLGGLIVGFILKLPVFGAPSDAVCFEDSVYWEVPGESHEASHEDQLTTVRAEESERLNS; encoded by the exons ATGACAGACACAGCAACCAACATGCGGCTAAGGCTGCCGATCACCTGCTTCATCCTGGagatcatcctcatcatcctcttcgGTGTATTAGTGGAGTACGACCATGATACAGACGCAAAGGGACATGTCAACAGTACATCTCCTTCACATTCTGATTCACATGCGGATTCACCTGCTGATTATGAGAATGAATTCTACTACCGCTATCCAA GCTTCCAGGATGTACATGTCATGATCTTCATTGGCTTTGGCTTCCTCATGACCTTTCTGCAGCGTTACGGCTTCAGCAGCGTGGGCTTCAACTTCCTGATCGCTGCCTTCTCCCTGCAATGGGCCACTCTTATGCAGGGCTTCTTCCATGGCATGAAAGAAGGGAAAATCCACGTTGGAGTGTTGAG tatgATCAATGCAGATTTTTGCACCGGCTCTGTGCTGATTTCATTTGGAGCTGTTTTGGGTAAAACCAGCCCTATCCAGCTGCTGGTTATGGCAGTCTTTGAGGTCACGCTGTTTGCTGTCAATGAATTCATTTTAGTCACCCTTCTGGGA ACGAGGGATGCTGGAGGCTCCATGACCATCCACACATTTGGAGCTTACTTTGGCCTGATGGTGACCCGAATCTTGTATCGGCCCAACCTGGACAAGAGCAAACACAAGAACTGTTCCGTCTACCACTCTGACCTTTTTGCTATGATCG GTACCCTCTACCTGTGGATGTTCTGGCCTAGTTTCAACTCAGCTATCACAGAACATGGAGATCCCCAGCACCGCACAGCCTTGAACACTTACTACTCCCTGGCAGCCTGCACTCTGTCCACTTATGCCATGTCTGCCCTCACAGCTCACGACGGCAAGCTGGACATG GTCCACATTCAAAATGCTGCTCTGGCTGGAGGGGTCGCAGCAGGAACAGCTGGTGAAATGATGCTGACACCCTTTGGCTCCATGATTGTCGGTTTCTTGGCTGGTATCATCTCTGTTCTGGGCTTCAAGTTTCTCTCT CCCATCCTGGAGAAAAAGCTGAAGATCCAGGACACCTGTGGGATTCACAATCTGCATGGCATGCCCGGTGTACTGGGAGCTATTGTGGGAGCTGTTACTTCCGCTGTGGCGACCTCAGATGTTTATGGGCACGG TATGGAAAAGGTGTTTCCTGATGTGGAGTCTGGTGAAAGAACAGCATCGTACCAAGGTGGCATACAGGCCATTTCCCTTGCTATCACTCTGGGCATCGCCTTGCTGGGGGGACTTATTGTTG GTTTTATCTTGAAGCTGCCTGTCTTTGGTGCTCCTAGCGACGCTGTCTGCTTTGAGGACAGCGTTTATTGGGAG GTGCCTGGAGAAAGCCATGAGGCAAGCCACGAGGACCAACTGACCACTGTGAGGGCAGAAGAGTCTGAGAGGCTCAACAGTTAG